One genomic region from Fusobacterium varium encodes:
- a CDS encoding carbohydrate ABC transporter permease has protein sequence MAKVDLANEAAMQELKRKNLERNRKRKIVNNITSGIRYTILIIVGIVMLYPLIWLLGASFKTNADIFTSIGFIPKDFKFDFTGYINGWKTSTEYTFATYFMNTFKIVVPKVILTIISAVLTAYGFSRFKFPGKKILFSILISTLLLPNVVLRIPQFLMYKNFGWLDSYLPLFVPAAFATDTFFVFMLIQFIRGLPKEIEEAACVDGCNPLQTLIYIMVPMLKPAIISIALFQFMWSMNDFMGPLIYLSSVEKYPVALALKMSMDVSSNVNWNQILAMSIIGLTPSLVIFFAAQKHFVDGISAGGVKG, from the coding sequence ATGGCAAAAGTTGATTTAGCTAATGAAGCAGCTATGCAAGAATTAAAAAGAAAAAATTTAGAAAGAAATAGAAAGAGAAAGATTGTTAATAATATAACATCAGGAATTAGATACACTATATTAATAATAGTAGGAATTGTGATGTTATATCCTCTAATTTGGTTACTAGGAGCATCATTTAAAACAAATGCAGATATCTTTACAAGTATAGGATTTATTCCAAAGGATTTTAAATTTGATTTCACTGGGTATATCAATGGTTGGAAAACTTCTACTGAGTATACTTTTGCAACTTATTTTATGAATACTTTTAAAATTGTAGTTCCTAAAGTAATTTTAACTATAATTTCAGCAGTTTTAACAGCTTATGGATTCTCAAGATTTAAGTTTCCAGGAAAGAAAATACTTTTTAGTATTTTAATCTCAACACTTTTATTACCAAATGTTGTTCTTAGAATACCTCAATTCTTAATGTATAAAAACTTTGGTTGGTTAGATTCATATCTACCTCTATTTGTTCCAGCTGCCTTTGCAACTGATACATTCTTTGTATTTATGTTAATACAATTTATTAGAGGACTACCTAAAGAGATTGAAGAAGCAGCATGTGTAGATGGTTGTAATCCACTTCAAACACTTATATATATAATGGTACCTATGTTAAAACCTGCTATTATTTCAATAGCATTATTCCAATTCATGTGGTCAATGAATGACTTTATGGGTCCATTAATCTATCTATCAAGTGTTGAAAAATATCCTGTTGCTCTTGCATTAAAAATGTCAATGGACGTTAGTAGTAATGTAAACTGGAACCAAATATTAGCAATGTCTATTATAGGATTAACACCTTCATTAGTAATCTTCT